The genomic region GATTAAATGGGTTGCAAAGGAGTGTCTTAGTGTGTGAGGTGTAATTGGTGTAGTAATATTTAAATTTTTGGTATATGCCTTTACAATCTTCCAGAATCCCTGTCTTGTTAATTTCGCTCCGTGAACATTTAAAAATAAATACTGTTCTTCTTGGCTTTTAATGAATGATTCCCTAGCATTATTTATGTAACGTACAGTAGCTCTTAAGGCCATTGAACCTATAGGAATAATACGTTCTTTAGTGCCCGTTGAACAATTAATATATCCAAGTTCTAAATTAACATCTGTCATTCTTAGTGCAATCAGCTCAGAAACCCTAATACCTGTTGCATAAAGCAATTCAAGCATTGCCTTATCTCTAATTCCTTTAGGTGTTTGATCTTCAGGTTGTCTTAGAAGCATATCCACTTCATTTAATGTTAAAATTGATGGCAATTTCTTTTTACTTTTAGGTGTATTCAGCTTAATAGTTGGGTCCTGTTCGACTACTTTGTTTGCCATTAAAAATTGATAAAAACATCTTATTGAAGCTATACTTCTAGAAATTGTTGACACAGCTTTACCTACGTTTTGCAAATGAATTAGATAGGTAATTACTGTTGTTTTATTAGTTTCAGATAAGTTTGATACATTATTGTTGTCCAAATAGCTTATGTATTGTCTAATATCTCTTTTATATGATTCTAATGTATTCTTAGACAACTGCTTTTCCTTTTCAAGAAATATTCCATAATTAATAACTATATCATTCATCCAAAAAACTCCCTCTGCTTCTGTATACTTATTTATTCTACAAAATTTTTAATATTCCTTTATTTATTAAAAAATACTTTATGACTATAAAAATCTAAAAATTAACCTTATAAAGAGTGGAGCTACATAACCCTCCATAAATGCAGCTATTGTTACTGTTAGTATTAATATACAGTAAGTAACAGTATATACAGTAGCTTTTTTTCCAAATGAAGTGTTAAGGGTTGCTTTAGACCTAGATTTAATAGTATGCCAAGCAAATGCAAAGGACAATTGTGCTGCTAAGAAGAATATAACCAGAATTATTATATTTTGAGGTATTACACTAAAAATCAAAACTAGTAAGCCCGCCCCACTAAATTCTTCTATTAAAATGCCGGTACTAAATCCTATAATAAAACCTTTGAATACTATAATTAAAATAACTAATGGAGCAGTAATTACTAACAATCCAAGTAGCCAACTAAGAGTTAGTAGTTGGAAGTTATTAACAAAAGACTGTTTCATTATTTCAAAACCTAAAAAACCTTCTTTAGTAAAAACACTAAAGAAATCCCTCATATAGTAATATAGCTCCTGCTTATGTTTTACATCAACAATTTTAACCGTGAAGGCCCCTACAGAAAGACCTATTAGATAGCAGAAGGCTATAATTAAATATAGAAAGAAGTTGTTTTTAATATGTATTTTTACCCGCTTTACGAATTGTGAAATCAAAAGGCATATCCCCCATTCTTTAGTGATTGTTATAACACAATATGCTAAAAAAATGATAAATATGCCTTGTCCTTTTATACATTAATAATAATAAATTTAAATCTAGCTAGTTGTTCCTATTTCTCATAAAATTGTAAATATGCTAAAATAGCTGTTACTGTTTTAGCATCTTTGATTTTTCCTTCTTTTATCAATTGAAGAACTGTTTCCATTGGAAATTCGAGCATTTCAACAAATTCACCAATATCAGGTGTAGCCTCACCCTTTATTACATCCTTTGCAATAAATACATGTATTATTTCATTTGCAAAGCCTGGTGATGTGTAAAATGATAATAGTTTTGTAAGTGACGAAGCTGTGTAACCAGTCTCTTCTTTTAGCTCTCTTAATGCCGTATCATATGGACTTTCCTTTAACTCAATTTTCCCTGCCGGAATTTCGAGCAAATAGTCTTCTATAGCTTTTCTATATTGCTTAATTAAAACTAAATTGTTATTTTCGTTTACTAGAATAACTGCTACAGCCCCAGGATGTTCTACTATTTCTCTTTTACAGTATTTTTTATCAGGAAGTTCTACAGTGTCAATTTTAACAGATATGACTTTGCCCTCATATATTTTCTCGGACTTTATTGTTTTTTCATTTTCCACTAAATTCACCCCAATATTTTATTACTTACAAATACCCCTGCGGCACTACAGGTTAAAAAATAAGATGGATCTTCATAGTACGACCTTCCCATAGTTTCGACAGATAAATTAAAATGTTCTAAAGCCTTCTCAAGTATATTATCTTTCTCAATAATTATATTATGTTTTTTATATAAGTCAAAACTATTTATTTGTTCTTTAATTAATTTAAAGTGGTTACTTTCTAATTCAAATTCAAAAAAAGGTATGTTAACTTTTGACATAGTGATCTCGTTGAATACCGTAATACTATGATGACTTATACCAGTATGTCTAGCTCGTTTATCAGAAAAACCTACTCTAGGAACACCAATGCTACATCCACCAAGCGTATTTACAGCATCTAAAATGTATCCTTGTTCAATACCTGTAAATCCATATTTAGTACCAGTTCCAACAATGCCAGGTCCCATTAATACAATAGATATATCACATTTTGCAATCTCTTTTGCAGCAATTAACCCATTATATATATTTACGGTTTCTATATCCCCTCCAAAGGCATGCCCTATTGTAATAGTAGTATCAATTAAACTTAACTCTTTAAGCTTAATAACAGTATCACTAAGCCAAATTGGTAAAGATGCTCCATCAGTCATAATATATGCAATTTTTATATTTGGTGATAAATATTTTATAGTTGATACAATAGGTATAAGCATACTATGTAAGGTCCCTACAATTATAGGCATATTATTAAGAGTTGTAAAGTGATTAAAAGCATTATGATAAGGGCTATCCTGCTCCTCTAAAGCTAGTACCTTTATTTGATAAGGAGTATATCTTAATTTCATAATATGTCCTGATTTGCCTGATTTTATATTACTGGCACTAAGATTATACATTACAAAGTGAAAACCACCCGTACCTAGCTGTAGATTTACAGCAGTTGTATTCAATAGCACTTCATCGCCAATATTTATTTTTCCTGTTAGCTTACTATAGTTAATTGCTAGTTGTTCTATATTATCAATTAATACAGAAATAATTGTTTTATCTGAAGTTTGTGAAATGATTCCTTTGACTATTCCCTTTTCTATATCAAACATTTAATCACCTAACCTTACCGACGGCCAAGGTCGTCCAAAAATTTTAATATACGATTATTTTCTATACTTTTCGTAATAGAGTATTTTTCAGCAAAGAGATGTAGTAATACTAATAATGTTAAAACTACAATTTTATAATAGAATTCTAAACTAGTAATTGTTACTATTCCTAAGCTTATCCCTAAAGGGTTTGAGCCTACATCCCCCATCATGCTTAAGGCTTTAATATCCTGGGGTAAATATACTAAACAAAACCCTACTATAGAAACTAAGATTATTTCTAAATCCTTTGGTACTCCAATAAGAAACAAAATAATTGCTAATAGCAAACAGATTTTTATAGCCCTTCCAGGTCTTAGATCAAATAAGTTAATTAGATTTGTAAATAGGCAGATTAGTAATATGTTAATTAGTAGTTCAGATAGACCACTAGAATAATATAGACTAATGAAAATTGCCACTAAACCACCAATTAACAGTTTCAGAAAACCCGTTGTAACTATTGATTTAAAAAAAGACTTAATATGGCCTTTAAATCCTAAGGAGTCTCTGTTTCCAATTAAATCGTCTATAATGCCTATAAAGGACATAGTAAGTATACCTATTAAGATAGTTAATAGATAAAAGTGATTAATATCCATAACAATAAAAATAATAATTGAGTTCACTAGCATTACAAAAACAAAGGAAATGCCCATTCCTATTGGAATAGATTGACCTTTATAATTTTTAGCAACTTGCTTATTGCTTAACAATAGATTTCTTATAATAGGTAAAAATAAAAGCGTGTTTATGCCGCTTATAAATAAGATAATAAGATTCATATAAAAACCCCTATAGTAATTTTAACTTATGGTTTTTCTAATTAGTGTTTTAAAAATTTGTATAAACTGTCGACCACGATGAATAAAGCCCCTCAAATTTCGTCCAGTTTCATTATGGTGCATTAATACATCTACCTCTATAACTTTGTAGCCTTTTTTTAAGATGTCAATTGTTGTCCCTACCTCTATTCCATAATCCGTTGGAAAATATATGTTTTCTAAAACCTCCTTGCGAAAAGCCCTTTGTCCAGATATTACTGTATCCAATAAAACTCCTGTATGCAGGTACACACCGTACTTAGCAAGTTTTTTTACAAGTCCAATGCCACCCTTTTTCTTTGCCTTAGGAAATTTGGCT from Serpentinicella alkaliphila harbors:
- the spoIIM gene encoding stage II sporulation protein M; amino-acid sequence: MISQFVKRVKIHIKNNFFLYLIIAFCYLIGLSVGAFTVKIVDVKHKQELYYYMRDFFSVFTKEGFLGFEIMKQSFVNNFQLLTLSWLLGLLVITAPLVILIIVFKGFIIGFSTGILIEEFSGAGLLVLIFSVIPQNIIILVIFFLAAQLSFAFAWHTIKSRSKATLNTSFGKKATVYTVTYCILILTVTIAAFMEGYVAPLFIRLIFRFL
- the xerD gene encoding site-specific tyrosine recombinase XerD, which translates into the protein MNDIVINYGIFLEKEKQLSKNTLESYKRDIRQYISYLDNNNVSNLSETNKTTVITYLIHLQNVGKAVSTISRSIASIRCFYQFLMANKVVEQDPTIKLNTPKSKKKLPSILTLNEVDMLLRQPEDQTPKGIRDKAMLELLYATGIRVSELIALRMTDVNLELGYINCSTGTKERIIPIGSMALRATVRYINNARESFIKSQEEQYLFLNVHGAKLTRQGFWKIVKAYTKNLNITTPITPHTLRHSFATHLIQNGADLKSVQEMLGHSDISTTQIYTHLSQNKIKDVYNKTHPRA
- a CDS encoding MraY family glycosyltransferase; translated protein: MNLIILFISGINTLLFLPIIRNLLLSNKQVAKNYKGQSIPIGMGISFVFVMLVNSIIIFIVMDINHFYLLTILIGILTMSFIGIIDDLIGNRDSLGFKGHIKSFFKSIVTTGFLKLLIGGLVAIFISLYYSSGLSELLINILLICLFTNLINLFDLRPGRAIKICLLLAIILFLIGVPKDLEIILVSIVGFCLVYLPQDIKALSMMGDVGSNPLGISLGIVTITSLEFYYKIVVLTLLVLLHLFAEKYSITKSIENNRILKFLDDLGRR
- a CDS encoding NUDIX hydrolase → MENEKTIKSEKIYEGKVISVKIDTVELPDKKYCKREIVEHPGAVAVILVNENNNLVLIKQYRKAIEDYLLEIPAGKIELKESPYDTALRELKEETGYTASSLTKLLSFYTSPGFANEIIHVFIAKDVIKGEATPDIGEFVEMLEFPMETVLQLIKEGKIKDAKTVTAILAYLQFYEK
- a CDS encoding DUF3866 family protein, which translates into the protein MFDIEKGIVKGIISQTSDKTIISVLIDNIEQLAINYSKLTGKINIGDEVLLNTTAVNLQLGTGGFHFVMYNLSASNIKSGKSGHIMKLRYTPYQIKVLALEEQDSPYHNAFNHFTTLNNMPIIVGTLHSMLIPIVSTIKYLSPNIKIAYIMTDGASLPIWLSDTVIKLKELSLIDTTITIGHAFGGDIETVNIYNGLIAAKEIAKCDISIVLMGPGIVGTGTKYGFTGIEQGYILDAVNTLGGCSIGVPRVGFSDKRARHTGISHHSITVFNEITMSKVNIPFFEFELESNHFKLIKEQINSFDLYKKHNIIIEKDNILEKALEHFNLSVETMGRSYYEDPSYFLTCSAAGVFVSNKILG